In a genomic window of Equus caballus isolate H_3958 breed thoroughbred chromosome 9, TB-T2T, whole genome shotgun sequence:
- the TP53INP1 gene encoding tumor protein p53-inducible nuclear protein 1 isoform X2, which translates to MFQRLNKMFVAEVNTSSNKEPEFSEKEDDEWILVDFIDTCTGFSAAEDEEEDISEEAPTEHPSVFSCLPASLECLADTSDSCFLQFESCPMEESWFITPPPCFTAGGLTTIKVETSPMENLLIEHPSMSVYAVHNSCPSLNEASCGTDEFHDPSSPRARKSCL; encoded by the exons ATGTTCCAGAGACTGAATAAAATGTTTGTGGCTGAAGTCAATACTTCTTCCAACAAAGAACCAGAATTTAGTGAGAAAGAAGATGATGAATGGATTCTTGTTGACTTCATAG ACACTTGCACTGGTTTCTCAGCAGCAGAGGACGAGGAAGAAGACATCAGTGAAGAGGCACCTACTGAGCATCCTTCAGTCTTTTCCTGTTTACCTGCATCTCTTGAGTGCTTGGCTGATACAAGTGATTCCTGCTTCCTCCAGTTTGAATCCTGTCCAATGGAGGAGAGCTGGTTTATCACCCCTCCCCCATGTTTTACTGCAGGTGGATTAACCACTATCAAGGTGGAAACCAGTCCTATGGAAAACCTTCTCATCGAACATCCCAGCATGTCTGTCTATGCTGTGCATAACTCCTGCCCCAGTCTCAATGAGGCCAGCTGTGGGACTGACGAATTTCATGACCCAAGTAGTCCCAG GGCCAGGAAAAGCTGCTTATAA
- the TP53INP1 gene encoding tumor protein p53-inducible nuclear protein 1 isoform X1 has protein sequence MFQRLNKMFVAEVNTSSNKEPEFSEKEDDEWILVDFIDTCTGFSAAEDEEEDISEEAPTEHPSVFSCLPASLECLADTSDSCFLQFESCPMEESWFITPPPCFTAGGLTTIKVETSPMENLLIEHPSMSVYAVHNSCPSLNEASCGTDEFHDPSSPRVEAQSEMGQHIHCYVAALASHTAFLEQPKSFRPSQWIREHSERQSLNRNSLRRQNLTRDCHSRQVKHNAWAVHQPCPRQYNY, from the exons ATGTTCCAGAGACTGAATAAAATGTTTGTGGCTGAAGTCAATACTTCTTCCAACAAAGAACCAGAATTTAGTGAGAAAGAAGATGATGAATGGATTCTTGTTGACTTCATAG ACACTTGCACTGGTTTCTCAGCAGCAGAGGACGAGGAAGAAGACATCAGTGAAGAGGCACCTACTGAGCATCCTTCAGTCTTTTCCTGTTTACCTGCATCTCTTGAGTGCTTGGCTGATACAAGTGATTCCTGCTTCCTCCAGTTTGAATCCTGTCCAATGGAGGAGAGCTGGTTTATCACCCCTCCCCCATGTTTTACTGCAGGTGGATTAACCACTATCAAGGTGGAAACCAGTCCTATGGAAAACCTTCTCATCGAACATCCCAGCATGTCTGTCTATGCTGTGCATAACTCCTGCCCCAGTCTCAATGAGGCCAGCTGTGGGACTGACGAATTTCATGACCCAAGTAGTCCCAG agtGGAAGCTCAAAGTGAAATGGGGCAGCACATTCATTGCTATGTTGCAGCTCTTGCCTCTCATACAGCTTTTCTGGAACAACCCAAGAGCTTTCGCCCTTCCCAGTGGATAAGAGAACATAGTGAAAGACAGTCTCTGAACAGAAATAGCCTTCGTCGCCAAAATCTTACCAGGGATTGCCACTCTCGGCAAGTCAAGCACAATGCTTGGGCTGTCCATCAGCCTTGCCCACGTCAGTACaattactaa